From the Acidobacteriota bacterium genome, the window CGGTCGCGCACGGCAGGTAAACGGATTTCGACGGTGTTCAATCGAAACAGCAGATCCTGGCGAAAGCGTCCGGCGGCGACTTCTGCGTGTAAATCAGCATTCGTCGCCGAAATGATTCGCACGTTGACCTTTCGGGTTTTGGATGAACCGACGCGCTCGAATTCACCGGTTTCCAGCACACGCAGCAATTTGGCCTGTTGCGGCAAGGAAATGTTGGCGATTTCGTCCAAAAACAGCGTGCCTTCATCGGCGAGTTCAAATCGTCCGACGCGATCGGTTTTGGCGTCGGTGTAAGCGCCTTTGATGTGGCCGAACAATTCGCTTTCAAACACGCCTTCGGACAAACCGCCGACATTGACCGTCACCAGCGGTTTGTTGGCGCGGTGAGAAATCGAATGCAATACGCTGGCAACGACGCCTTTGCCCGTGCCGTTTTCGCCTGTGATCAGCACGTTGGCATCTGAAGGTCCAACGCGAGCGATGACCTGCAAGACAGGTTGCATCGCCGGAGATTCGGCAATCAGCTTGGAGCGATGTTCGCTGCGCAGCAATTGATTTTCCGCTTCCAGCCGTTGCCCTTTGCGTAGCGCCTGGCCGAGTTCGATCTGCGTTCGCAAAATGCTGATTAGCCGTTCATTTTCCCAGGGCTTTTGCACGAAATCGCGCGCGCCGCGCCGCATGGCCTCCACCGCCAGATCAACGCTCCCCCAGGCAGTCATCACCACCA encodes:
- a CDS encoding sigma-54-dependent Fis family transcriptional regulator, which translates into the protein MKSSNSFPRILIADDQADVLEALRLLLKSEGFQTETAASPAQILSAIETRDFDVVLIDLNYTRDTTSGQEGLDLLTQIQAMDSSLPVVVMTAWGSVDLAVEAMRRGARDFVQKPWENERLISILRTQIELGQALRKGQRLEAENQLLRSEHRSKLIAESPAMQPVLQVIARVGPSDANVLITGENGTGKGVVASVLHSISHRANKPLVTVNVGGLSEGVFESELFGHIKGAYTDAKTDRVGRFELADEGTLFLDEIANISLPQQAKLLRVLETGEFERVGSSKTRKVNVRIISATNADLHAEVAAGRFRQDLLFRLNTVEIRLPAVRDRREDIPLLAGHFLKQNAARYRKLVTDFDIAAMRALTEHQWPGNVRELDHAIERAVLMAQGTIVKASDLGLYQSSESSARLEEMSLEEVECYLIKKTLARFDGNVSKAAEALGLSRSALYRRLEKFGL